Genomic window (Chlamydiales bacterium STE3):
GCCCCTATTATGTTAAAAAAAAATTTAAAAATAAAAACCTACCACAATTTAATTGATTATGTCAATTAACAAAAACCTCGTATTTACAGGAAACTACACATGAATTAATAATGTTAACCAACAAAAACCATCATGTTTACAGGAAACAACAAATAGGGATGTAAGCTATTACTATTCATCAACAACATCATCATGAACAGGCAAGGATGACCATAGAGAGGCCCTTTGAGGAGGATAAAAGGCTCAAAGCAGTGGTAGCATTTATGGGAGTTACCCTTAAAAATCTAGTAATTAGTTGCTTAAAAGAACATTTACTCAGGGATAATGAGCTAAACGATGAAACGTTAAGGGCTTTCAAAGAAACAGATCAAGAGAAAGAACTCGTACGGTGTAAAGACTTCAACAACTTTGTTAATAAGCTTGGACCCAAGTAGACGCTTAAAATTTTCATCGCAACTAATTCAAAAAAGAATTGAAGCAACAAGAAAAAACAGGAAAAGACCTGAAGAAATTCCGTGAAGTAGCCGAGAAACTTGCTCATGAAAAACTCTCGATGCAAAGTATAGAAACCATAGAGTGGTTGGAAATTTTAAGGGCAGATAGGAGTGCCATATTGAGCCAGACTGGCTTCGTCTATCTTAAAACCGATGAAGAGATCCTTTTTGAAAGAACTGGAACCCATGCTGATTTCTTCAAATAGGCATCAAAGATCTTCGATGAAATTCTTTATTTCACGAACATATTTACATCTAGCTCTTCTTTCGTCTACGACTTCCTAGGAGCGCGTTCCTTGCTTTCACGAAGACTTTTTCTGAATAGCTGATCCTTGTATCGCCCTAGCCCTAGTTGGCTTCCACCATGTGACCGACATCAACCATTTTTCATAGTCGGTTGCCTACACGGTTGGTAGTTATTTATTCTAGCTTTTGCTTCACATTT
Coding sequences:
- a CDS encoding Uncharacterized protein (Product derived from UniProtKB/Trembl:K2ECD6) → MTIERPFEEDKRLKAVVAFMGVTLKNLVISCLKEHLLRDNELNDETLRAFKETDQEKELVRCKDFNNFVNKLGPK